From the genome of Kaistella daneshvariae, one region includes:
- a CDS encoding thioredoxin family protein, producing the protein MKKQTLRSLLLSGLLISGIACSQKSENVAVTKTSKDSVSQTSVDTATAPVDSVALKEAKKKAAAAELAKLPKPYNDKENAEAKIAELVKQAKAENKNVMIQAGGNWCIWCLRFNNYVQTTPELKQVVDKNYIYYHLNYSPENKNEKVFAKYDNPGAKYGYPVFIVLDQNGKMIHTQDSAVLEEGKGYSLEKVKAFFEKWAPKAS; encoded by the coding sequence ATGAAAAAACAAACTTTAAGAAGCCTCCTGCTTTCCGGACTTTTAATTTCCGGCATTGCATGTTCGCAAAAAAGTGAAAATGTGGCGGTAACGAAAACTTCGAAAGATTCTGTTTCGCAAACTTCCGTAGATACGGCGACAGCTCCTGTTGATAGCGTAGCACTGAAAGAAGCGAAAAAGAAAGCGGCAGCAGCGGAACTTGCAAAACTTCCGAAACCATATAATGACAAGGAAAATGCCGAAGCAAAAATTGCAGAGCTTGTAAAACAGGCCAAAGCTGAAAATAAAAATGTCATGATACAGGCCGGCGGAAACTGGTGTATCTGGTGTTTACGTTTCAACAATTATGTGCAAACGACGCCAGAACTGAAGCAGGTTGTTGACAAAAACTATATTTATTACCACCTCAATTACTCGCCGGAAAACAAAAACGAAAAAGTTTTTGCTAAATATGACAATCCGGGCGCGAAATATGGATATCCGGTTTTCATCGTTCTGGACCAGAACGGCAAAATGATCCACACGCAGGACAGCGCGGTGCTGGAAGAAGGTAAAGGCTACAGCCTGGAAAAGGTGAAAGCGTTTTTTGAAAAATGGGCGCCAAAAGCTTCCTAA